One Cicer arietinum cultivar CDC Frontier isolate Library 1 chromosome 8, Cicar.CDCFrontier_v2.0, whole genome shotgun sequence DNA segment encodes these proteins:
- the LOC140919038 gene encoding casein kinase II subunit alpha-4, chloroplastic-like, producing MAIRPFQSTLSLDRFVSFFRTPRSFSSSTTNFPVFPTFFRRRFAVSSSNSSPRPPHRSHPPPLPPSDTMALKIGKSTRRPGATSKARIYADINVVRPKEYWDYESLAIQWGEQDDYEVVREVGRGKYSEVFEGVHCTDNEKCVVKILKPVKKKKVNHDVDF from the exons ATGGCCATTAGGCCTTTCCAATCCACCTTGTCGCTCGATAGATTCGTCTCTTTTTTCCGCACTCCtcgttcattttcatcctccaccACCAATTTTCCCGTTTTCCCCACTTTCTTCCGTCGTCGCTTCGCCGTCTCTTCTTCAAATTCATCCCCACGACCTCCTCACCGCTCCCACCCTCCTCCGCTCCCTCCCTCTGACACTATGGCGCTAAAGATTGGAAAATCCACTCGCCGTCCCGGTGCCACCTCCAAAGCTAGGATTTACGCTGATATCAATGTTGTTCGCCCTAAGGAATATTGGGACTACGAATCCCTCGCCATTCAGTGGGG AGAACAAGATGATTATGAGGTTGTGAGGGAAGTTGGAAGAGGAAAATACAGTGAGGTGTTTGAAGGTGTTCACTGTACGGATAATGAAAAATGTGTCGTCAAGATCCTGAAACCTGTTAAGAAGAAGAAGGTAAATCATGACGTTgacttttaa
- the LOC101497580 gene encoding uncharacterized protein: protein MCHQTHFMKLENTPTLPIPLTFPKKTRETSNNQGSPQVHVQTPHCENSMDEVRATSAWVASRSSHVVVDPSGIEKVVNTIESIPKVEWDFEGIHYFDNGPLTVQYLFVLDALNFCFWPDKDLNYDNLASGLKAALQNDKSAFDADRLQKYTGPQLRELFNWPRPLPLEDERVRLLHEVGIELERNFDGKASNLVEQCGKSAVNLVALVARHFPGFRDHSVYKGRQVFLYKRAQIFAADLWGAFRGQGYGEFKDISSLTIMADYIVPAVLQQLGILKFSPTLTSTIETSGEIGPGTEEEVELRACSIHAVEKMRELISVKSGRQVLSVELDLWLWASGVQCESLKHHRTLSIYY from the exons ATGTGTCACCAAACACACTTTATGAAATTGGAAAACACGCCAACGTTACCCATACCCCTCACCTTCCCTAAGAAAACCCGCGAAACTTCTAATAACCAG GGTTCACCACAGGTTCACGTTCAAACGCCGCATTGTGAAAACTCCATGGACGAAGTTAGGGCAACCTCTGCTTGGGTCGCAAGCCGTTCTTCACATGTCGTCGTTGACCCCTCAG GAATTGAGAAAGTGGTGAACACGATCGAGTCTATTCCCAAAGTGGAATGGGATTTTGAAGGGATTCATTATTTTGATAATGGACCACTCACCGTTCAGTACTTGTTTGTATTGGACGCTTTGAATTTTTGCTTCTGGCCTG ATAAGGATTTGAATTATGATAATTTGGCATCTGGGCTAAAGGCAGCCCTTCAAAATGATAAGTCTGCATTTGATGCTGATCGTCTGCAAAAGTATACCG GTCCACAACTACGCGAGCTTTTTAATTGGCCTAGACCTCTTCCTTTGGAAGATGAACGAGTTAGGTTACTTCACGAG GTTGGGATTGAACTGGAAAGAAATTTCGATGGAAAAGCTTCTAATCTTGTTGAGCAGTGTGGAAAATCTGCTGTGAATTTGGTTGCCCTTGTTGCACGTCATTTTCCTG GCTTTAGGGACCATTCAGTGTACAAAGGTCGCCaagtatttttatataaaagagcTCAGATATTTGCAGCTGATTTATGGGGTGCGTTTAGGGGCCAAGGATATGGCGAGTTTAAAGACATCAGCTCTCTAACTATAATGGCTGACTACATCGTCCCAGCTGTGCTTCAGCAGCTTGGCATTTTAAAATTCAGTCCAACACTTACCAGTACAATCGAAACCAGTGGAGAAATAGGTCCAGGGACTGAAGAGGAAGTTGAACTACGCGCTTGCTCTATACATGCTGTGGAGAAAATGAGGGAGCTGATAAGTGTAAAATCAGGAAGACAG GTGCTCAGTGTGGAGCTGGATCTTTGGCTATGGGCTTCAGGAGTTCAGTGTGAATCTCTGAAGCACCACCGAACACTTTCAATATATTATTGA
- the LOC101498138 gene encoding LOB domain-containing protein 37 yields the protein MSCNGCRVLRKGCSESCILRPCLQWIDTPEAQGHATVFVAKFFGRADLMSFISNVPQPQRPALFQSLLLEACGRTVNPVNGAVGLLWTGNWHVCQAAVETVLRGGTPRPIPEFLGLDALTSTADDASEGEVTCNDARKVQDPNQNSRFVSSRSNKVASGGKRKRYDFATTDLNLRLTPCFLQNALTSSCRREIRRPGTPSMNSEESVTTMTSLESGIGDQYVNDGDRKVLNLFV from the exons ATGAGTTGCAACGGTTGTAGAGTCCTTCGAAAGGGTTGTAGTGAGTCATGTATCTTACGCCCTTGTCTTCAATGGATCGATACACCCGAAGCCCAAGGTCACGCCACTGTCTTTGTAGCCAAATTTTTCGGCCGTGCAGACCTTATGTCTTTCATTTCCAACGTACCCCAACCTCAAAGACccg CTCTTTTTCAGTCTCTGTTGTTGGAAGCGTGTGGACGAACGGTGAACCCTGTTAACGGTGCCGTTGGACTTTTATGGACAGGAAACTGGCACGTGTGCCAAGCGGCGGTGGAAACCGTGCTTCGTGGCGGAACCCCGAGACCTATACCGGAGTTTCTCGGTTTAGATGCTCTTACCTCCACCGCCGACGACGCATCCGAAGGGGAAGTGACATGTAACGACGCGCGGAAGGTTCAAGATCCGAACCAGAATTCAAGATTCGTGAGTTCGCGGTCTAATAAGGTCGCTTCCGGGGGTAAACGCAAGCGATATGATTTTGCGACGACCGATCTTAATCTCAGGTTGACGCCGTGTTTTTTGCAGAACGCGTTGACTAGCAGTTGTCGGAGGGAAATTCGCCGGCCGGGAACACCGTCGATGAATTCTGAGGAATCTGTGACGACGATGACGAGCTTGGAAAGCGGGATCGGAGATCAATATGTTAACGACGGAGACCGGAAAGTGCTCAACCTTTTTGTTTGA